Proteins encoded together in one Strongyloides ratti genome assembly S_ratti_ED321, scaffold srae_chrx_scaffold0000007 window:
- a CDS encoding BTB/POZ-like domain and Potassium channel tetramerisation-type BTB domain and BTB/POZ fold domain-containing protein encodes MGENFNDCQVINLNIGGTKYMTTVRTLMREENTFFTDILKSDGNQHENVATKLPDGTYFIDRDGELFVYILDYMRTGKLLLPDNFKDTARLKEEVMFYKLENMNELLLPYFNLKYPGRLGNGQVSENTVLQNTCETGGFITLGYRGTFAFGRDGQADVKFRKLHRILVCGKVALCREVFADTLNESRDPDREGSERYTSRLYLKHQCLERACDNLAEKGFKLVATCSSGANGLATAGFSVLGAQINTGAQDFVNQRNSGDFEEQRWAHYTEYVFYREPQLATSVMGSDSK; translated from the exons ATGggagaaaattttaatgattgcCAAGTTATTAATCTTAATATTGGTGGTACAAAATATATGACTACTGTAAGAACATTAATGAGAGAagaaaatactttttttactgatatattaaaatcagATGGTAATCAACATGAAAATGTTGCTACCAAACTTCCTGATGGCACTTATTTTATTGACCGTGATGGAGaactttttgtttatattctTGACTATATGAGAACTGGAAAATTGTTACTTcctgataattttaaagatacgGCAAGATTAAAAGAGGAAGTTATGTTTTACAAACTTGAAAACATGAATGAACTCCTATTACCATATTTTAATCTTAAATATCCTGGGCGTCTTGGTAATGGACAAGTTAGTGAAAATACTGTTTTACAAAATACTTGTGAAACTG gAGGGTTTATTACTCTTGGATATAGGGGAACATTTGCTTTTGGGAGAGATGGACAAGCTGATgttaaatttagaaaattacATCGTATACTTGTATGTGGAAAAGTAGCGTTATGCCGTGAAGTATTTGCTGATACACTTAATGAAAGTAGAGATCCTGATCGAGAAGGAAGTGAAAGATATACTTCAAGACTATACTTAAAACATCAATGTTTAGAAAga gCATGTGATAATTTAGCTGAGAAGGGATTTAAACTTGTCGCAACTTGCTCTTCTGGTGCTAATGGATTAGCAACTGCTGGATTTTCTGTTTTAGGAGCTCAAATAAATACTGGAGCACAAGATTTTGTCAATCAACGTAATAGTGGAGATTTTGAAGAACAAAGATGGGCACATTATACAgaatatgttttttatagAGAACCACAATTAGCTACAAGTGTTATGGGAAGCGACAgcaagtaa